The Leucothrix mucor DSM 2157 DNA window TAAAACCTTGCGCGCCTTTGTCGCCATTCGGGCCTTCGTTTAGCTCAACGCTAGGCAAGCATGGCAGCTCAACCGAGTCTTGCGCTTCATAAGCTTGAGACAGCGCCACACCGCAACCACTTACCCACACTTGGTTTTGGATTTTCGCGATGCCGTAGAGGTTTTTATCTTCGGGGTAATGCTTAGCATACAAACTCACGGCAATTACCACACCCTCGTCGGTAATATCCATGCTTTGTGAGGAGTCGTTCAAGGCTGGGAACACGCCATTAGGGTAAGCCGTTGAGAGCAATGCCTGAATGGTTTTGCGAATGACTTGATCTTTAAAGTTAAAGATATCGATTTCAGGGCGCAGTCGCTGGGTGATCTCTGCCAACACGCATAAAGGACGGATCGCATAACGGTGGTAATACGGCCCTTCGATGTAATAGCCAGACGGCGCAAATAAGTTACTGATCTGCGCAAGGAAGCCACCAGTGACATCATCCCCCGCTAAGCCATGCAGCGCTTGATCGATATATTTTTCCTGACCGCAAGCAACACCCATTGCCGCAACGCCCGCCACAGCCCACACGCCATGGTTATGAATCGTGTCGTATTTGTCGCTGTATTTTACGGTCGCGACTTCCAGCATCGGCTCAAACAAGCGCTCGATAATGTGCTGGCGTTGCGCTTCTGATAGGTGACTACTGATACAGCTGTAACCCAAGCCCACATACATCATCCAAACATGCTCATTCAGCATTTGGTGAAATAAACGGCCCGGAGGGTTGGTATTTTTCTGCTCGTGAAAGCCCATCTCTAAATACTTATCGGCGTATTCCGTTAGCAAGTCGGCGGCAAACTGCGCGTACTTGTCATCGCCAGTAATTAGAAATAAACGCCCTGCCTGATCAATGTATTTACCATTTTGAACGTGTTTATTATGCGCGTAGCCACCGGCTGGACTTTGGCCGGGTACGTCGATGCCAAGCGCCAAATAGTTGTCTGTATCGAGAATGAGTGCGTCGAGGCTTTGGCCCATCAGGCTCGGTTTGCCAAGCTCTTGTTGGATGGCAGCGATTTCTTCTGGGTTCAGTAACACAGGCTTTGTATTGGAAGGCATTGATTTTCTCACTCACTAAAAATGGTAGTCATAAAAAAGGGGCAGCACCCTTTTGCGCATTATTCGCTTGAGTTGTCGACTCTTTCGATAAGCATAGCACAACTAATATCTTAGTTTAACTATCTAATATATTTCAAGGCGTTTTTAGAAGAAATCTGCTGCGGGGCTAGCTACTGCGTTG harbors:
- a CDS encoding heparinase II/III domain-containing protein is translated as MPSNTKPVLLNPEEIAAIQQELGKPSLMGQSLDALILDTDNYLALGIDVPGQSPAGGYAHNKHVQNGKYIDQAGRLFLITGDDKYAQFAADLLTEYADKYLEMGFHEQKNTNPPGRLFHQMLNEHVWMMYVGLGYSCISSHLSEAQRQHIIERLFEPMLEVATVKYSDKYDTIHNHGVWAVAGVAAMGVACGQEKYIDQALHGLAGDDVTGGFLAQISNLFAPSGYYIEGPYYHRYAIRPLCVLAEITQRLRPEIDIFNFKDQVIRKTIQALLSTAYPNGVFPALNDSSQSMDITDEGVVIAVSLYAKHYPEDKNLYGIAKIQNQVWVSGCGVALSQAYEAQDSVELPCLPSVELNEGPNGDKGAQGFIRMQNAEGDISQLVMAYGQHGMGHGHFDTLGLTYFNNNQEVLREYGYGRWINVEPKFGGRYLAENASYARQTIAHNVVAVDGSSQNNSDCDIGDSKHAVPHFFIGTGNTQAMSAFAHDFYPGVDQQRTLILIEHEQLAQPLLVDLFRLSSEATHQYDYALQYQGQIIDTNVDSQQHASMNALGEDFGYQHLWNVAEGAGQDTNKVSWLQGQSFYTWLSASSSDDTLIFTRTGANDPSFNLRSEPGFVLRREASNSLFANVVETHGFFNESKEISIDASGKIQSVNVIGFDDNASVIEILGDGIALTVMVNNRPDATEQSETTVEFNNQAYRWTGFLAVEPKSV